One stretch of Alcaligenes faecalis DNA includes these proteins:
- a CDS encoding NADH-quinone oxidoreductase subunit A, which yields MNLQEYFPVLLFIIVATGIGLALLLVGRVLGPNRPDAEKLSPYECGFEAFGDSRMKVDIRYYLIAILFIMFDLEIAFLFPWAMANGTVGLVGFWTVMAFLAVLTVGFIYEWKKGALDWE from the coding sequence ATGAACCTGCAAGAGTACTTTCCCGTTTTGCTATTTATCATCGTCGCCACTGGGATTGGCCTGGCTCTACTTTTGGTCGGTCGAGTGCTTGGTCCAAACCGGCCCGATGCTGAAAAGCTCTCTCCTTACGAATGCGGTTTTGAAGCATTCGGCGATTCGCGCATGAAGGTGGACATTCGTTACTACCTGATCGCGATTCTGTTCATCATGTTCGATCTGGAAATCGCTTTTCTGTTTCCCTGGGCCATGGCCAATGGAACAGTAGGCCTGGTCGGTTTCTGGACCGTTATGGCGTTCCTGGCCGTTTTGACGGTCGGTTTTATCTACGAATGGAAAAAAGGCGCTCTGGACTGGGAGTAA
- the secG gene encoding preprotein translocase subunit SecG: MQDWMSSVLMAVQVISSLLIIGLVLLQQGKGADMGSAFGGGSAGSVFGAAGAANFLSRMTKWAAIVFFVSTGGLAWVAHHPAQKVDAGVMQGYESSVPGAATSGAASVPAPAASVPAAVPSATPEQSAPAVPAAE, encoded by the coding sequence ATGCAAGATTGGATGTCTTCCGTTCTGATGGCGGTGCAGGTTATCTCCTCGCTGTTGATTATTGGTCTGGTTCTGCTGCAGCAAGGCAAGGGCGCTGATATGGGCTCGGCCTTTGGTGGTGGTTCGGCAGGTAGCGTGTTTGGTGCAGCGGGCGCGGCGAACTTTTTGTCGCGCATGACCAAATGGGCGGCAATCGTCTTTTTTGTGTCTACCGGCGGTTTGGCCTGGGTCGCTCACCATCCTGCGCAGAAAGTGGATGCGGGCGTGATGCAAGGTTACGAGTCTTCCGTTCCTGGTGCAGCCACATCGGGCGCCGCTTCGGTTCCTGCTCCAGCGGCCTCCGTGCCTGCGGCTGTTCCTTCGGCAACTCCTGAGCAAAGCGCTCCAGCGGTTCCCGCAGCTGAGTAA
- a CDS encoding NADH-quinone oxidoreductase subunit C: protein MTRLETLKTNLLSILGEQAALTQARNELTLEVPVDAWLDTCTLLRDHADLRFETCIDLCGIDYSAWKAPTYQAASAQFPHRFAVVLHLMSLKHNWRLRVRCFVPNDDFPALPTLFEVWPSVNWFEREAFDLYGIIFENHPDLRRILTDYGFIGHPFRKDFPISGYVEMRYDTEQKRVIYQPVTIEPREITPRVVREDDYGIGR from the coding sequence ATGACACGGCTAGAAACTTTAAAAACCAACTTGCTCTCTATCCTTGGCGAGCAGGCTGCGTTGACGCAAGCGCGCAATGAACTCACTTTGGAAGTGCCGGTTGATGCGTGGCTCGATACCTGCACACTGTTGCGCGACCACGCTGATCTGCGCTTTGAGACCTGTATCGACTTGTGCGGGATTGATTATTCCGCCTGGAAAGCGCCTACCTATCAGGCCGCATCGGCTCAGTTTCCCCATCGCTTTGCCGTTGTGCTGCACTTGATGTCCTTGAAGCACAACTGGCGCCTGCGTGTGCGCTGCTTTGTGCCCAACGACGATTTCCCCGCTTTGCCAACCCTGTTCGAGGTCTGGCCTTCGGTGAACTGGTTCGAGCGCGAAGCGTTTGACCTGTACGGCATTATTTTCGAGAACCACCCTGATCTGCGTCGCATCCTGACCGACTACGGTTTCATCGGTCATCCGTTCCGCAAAGACTTCCCCATCTCCGGCTACGTCGAAATGCGCTATGACACCGAGCAGAAGCGGGTCATTTACCAGCCCGTCACCATCGAGCCGCGTGAAATCACGCCACGAGTGGTGCGCGAGGACGATTACGGAATTGGGCGATAA
- the nuoE gene encoding NADH-quinone oxidoreductase subunit NuoE, producing MLLSEKAYQQIDKELSKFPADQRRSAIMASLAIAQQEKGWVSPEIIEDVAKYIGVEAIAVQEVATFYNMFHTKPVGRVTISVCTNLPCALRDGVKAGEYLKEKLGIEYGETTADGQFSLIMGECMGSCGDSPVMLLNNQHMCVRMEAERIDAMLEELKTHGESA from the coding sequence ATGTTGCTTTCCGAAAAAGCCTACCAACAGATAGATAAGGAACTGAGCAAGTTCCCGGCAGATCAACGTCGCTCTGCCATCATGGCCTCCCTGGCCATTGCCCAGCAGGAAAAAGGCTGGGTATCGCCAGAGATTATCGAGGATGTGGCCAAATACATTGGCGTGGAAGCCATTGCTGTTCAGGAGGTTGCGACCTTCTACAACATGTTCCACACCAAACCCGTTGGCCGCGTCACCATTTCCGTTTGCACCAACTTGCCCTGTGCGCTGCGTGATGGCGTCAAGGCTGGCGAGTACCTGAAAGAGAAACTGGGTATCGAATACGGTGAAACCACGGCGGACGGCCAGTTCTCCCTGATCATGGGAGAGTGCATGGGTTCATGTGGTGATTCGCCCGTCATGTTGCTGAACAATCAGCACATGTGCGTGCGCATGGAAGCCGAGCGCATTGATGCCATGCTCGAAGAATTGAAGACACACGGAGAATCGGCATGA
- the pnp gene encoding polyribonucleotide nucleotidyltransferase — protein sequence MFNKVTKSFQYGEHTVVLETGEIARQASGAVLVSIEDTVVLATVVGKSEAKAGQDFFPLTVDYVEKTYSAGKIPGGFFKREGRQSEREILISRLIDRPLRPLFPEGFYNEVQVIIHTVSVNPEIDPDIAAMIGASAALAISGIPFNGPVGAARVGYVDGQYVLNPSATQLKSSALDLVVAGTEQAVLMVESEAKQLSEEIMLGGVVFAHEQMQAAINCIHELVEEAGKPEWDWQPAAVNESLLASVTAAAEEGLTQAYQTREKQARTEQVRAVYAQVKETVKAQAEAAGQDQPDMVAVENMMFDLESKIVRSRILSGESRIDGRDTRTVRPISIRLGVLPRAHGSALFTRGETQALVVTTLGTKQDEQIIDSIMGEYRDRFMMHYNMPPFATGEAGRFGAPKRREIGHGRLAKRALTPLLPAAEDFQYSIRVVSEITESNGSSSMASVCGGSLSMMDAGVPVQDHVAGVAMGLIKEGNKFAVLTDILGDEDHLGDMDFKVAGTEKGITALQMDIKIQGITKEIMQVALAQAHEGRMHILGKMKESIDGSRTEMSEFAPRMLTVKINPEKIRDVIGKGGATIRALTEETGTQIDISDDGTITIASADLDKAREAERRIKELTAEVEVGQEYEGPVMRLLDFGAIVQVLPGRDGLLHISEIANYRIANINDVLKVGQVVKVKVIEADEKGRLRLSIKAIGGIEAQGGPAAPAAS from the coding sequence ATGTTCAATAAAGTCACCAAGTCTTTCCAGTACGGCGAACATACCGTCGTTCTGGAAACCGGCGAAATCGCACGTCAGGCGTCAGGTGCCGTGCTGGTTTCGATTGAAGACACTGTTGTGTTGGCCACTGTTGTTGGCAAAAGCGAAGCGAAAGCAGGTCAGGACTTCTTCCCTCTGACTGTTGATTACGTCGAAAAAACCTACTCCGCTGGCAAGATCCCTGGTGGTTTCTTCAAGCGTGAAGGCCGCCAGTCCGAGCGCGAGATCCTGATCTCCCGCCTGATCGACCGCCCACTGCGTCCTCTGTTCCCTGAAGGCTTCTACAACGAAGTTCAGGTCATCATTCACACGGTATCGGTCAATCCTGAAATTGATCCTGATATCGCTGCCATGATCGGCGCTTCGGCTGCCCTGGCTATCTCCGGCATTCCTTTCAATGGTCCTGTGGGCGCTGCTCGCGTGGGTTACGTTGATGGTCAGTACGTACTGAACCCATCCGCTACTCAGCTGAAATCCTCGGCTTTGGATTTGGTTGTGGCCGGTACCGAACAAGCTGTGCTGATGGTTGAGTCCGAAGCCAAGCAATTGTCCGAAGAAATCATGCTGGGTGGTGTGGTGTTTGCTCACGAGCAAATGCAAGCTGCCATCAACTGCATTCACGAACTGGTTGAAGAAGCTGGCAAGCCCGAGTGGGATTGGCAGCCTGCTGCTGTTAACGAAAGTCTGCTGGCTTCGGTTACCGCTGCTGCTGAAGAAGGTCTGACACAGGCCTACCAGACTCGCGAAAAACAAGCTCGTACCGAGCAAGTGCGCGCTGTCTACGCTCAGGTTAAAGAAACGGTTAAGGCTCAAGCTGAAGCCGCCGGTCAGGATCAGCCTGATATGGTTGCCGTCGAAAACATGATGTTCGACCTGGAAAGCAAGATTGTGCGTTCGCGCATCTTGAGCGGCGAGTCCCGTATTGACGGTCGCGACACCCGCACAGTGCGTCCTATCAGCATCCGTCTGGGCGTTTTGCCCCGTGCTCACGGCAGCGCCTTGTTCACACGTGGCGAAACTCAGGCTTTGGTGGTGACCACCCTGGGTACCAAGCAAGACGAGCAGATTATTGACTCGATCATGGGTGAATACCGCGATCGCTTCATGATGCACTACAACATGCCTCCGTTCGCCACCGGCGAAGCTGGCCGTTTTGGCGCTCCAAAGCGTCGTGAAATCGGTCACGGTCGTCTGGCCAAGCGTGCCTTGACTCCCTTGCTGCCTGCTGCTGAAGACTTCCAGTACTCCATCCGCGTGGTGTCCGAGATCACTGAATCCAACGGTTCCTCCTCCATGGCATCGGTGTGCGGTGGCTCGCTGTCCATGATGGACGCTGGCGTGCCTGTGCAAGATCACGTGGCCGGTGTGGCCATGGGCCTGATCAAGGAAGGCAACAAGTTTGCTGTGCTGACAGATATCCTGGGTGACGAAGATCACCTGGGCGATATGGACTTCAAGGTTGCCGGTACCGAGAAAGGTATTACTGCTTTGCAGATGGACATCAAGATCCAGGGCATCACCAAGGAAATCATGCAGGTTGCATTGGCTCAGGCTCACGAAGGCCGTATGCATATCCTGGGCAAGATGAAAGAATCCATCGACGGTTCCCGTACCGAGATGTCCGAATTTGCGCCTCGCATGCTGACCGTGAAGATCAACCCCGAGAAGATTCGTGACGTGATTGGTAAGGGTGGTGCAACCATCCGCGCCCTGACCGAAGAAACCGGTACACAGATCGATATTTCGGATGACGGCACCATCACTATCGCCAGCGCCGATCTGGACAAGGCCCGCGAAGCCGAGCGTCGTATCAAAGAACTGACCGCTGAAGTGGAAGTGGGTCAGGAATACGAAGGCCCAGTGATGCGCTTGCTGGACTTTGGTGCGATTGTGCAAGTGCTGCCAGGCCGTGACGGCTTGCTGCACATCTCCGAGATTGCCAACTACCGTATCGCCAACATCAATGACGTACTGAAAGTAGGTCAGGTTGTTAAGGTCAAGGTCATCGAAGCTGACGAGAAGGGTCGTCTGCGTCTGTCGATCAAGGCTATCGGTGGTATCGAAGCTCAAGGCGGCCCAGCTGCTCCTGCTGCTTCCTGA
- the tpiA gene encoding triose-phosphate isomerase, with protein MSVHSSRKRLVAGNWKLNGSLDGNSRLLQELLVQPDAQADCDVLVCVPYVYLPQVADILKDSTIAVGAQDVSVHAKGAYTGEISAAMLADVGCRWVIVGHSERRQYHQESSAQVAAKVVAALDAGLTPIVCIGEQLADREAGQETCVVQDQLEPIKALGADVVSRLVLAYEPVWAIGTGLTATPEQAQQMHQQIRAYMESDQLRILYGGSVKADNAAELFAMPDIDGALVGGASLDAQEFLRIVAA; from the coding sequence ATGAGCGTACATTCTTCGCGTAAACGACTGGTTGCGGGTAATTGGAAATTAAATGGCTCGCTTGATGGCAACAGCCGTCTGCTGCAAGAACTGCTCGTTCAGCCTGATGCGCAGGCAGATTGTGATGTGCTTGTATGCGTTCCTTATGTGTATTTGCCTCAGGTGGCAGATATCTTGAAAGATTCGACCATTGCGGTTGGTGCTCAGGATGTCAGTGTCCACGCCAAGGGTGCATACACCGGGGAGATCTCGGCGGCCATGCTGGCTGATGTAGGTTGTCGCTGGGTGATTGTCGGGCATTCCGAACGTCGTCAGTATCACCAGGAAAGCAGTGCTCAGGTCGCCGCCAAAGTTGTTGCGGCACTGGATGCGGGCTTGACGCCCATTGTCTGTATTGGCGAGCAGTTGGCCGATCGCGAGGCAGGGCAGGAAACCTGTGTGGTGCAAGATCAGCTCGAACCCATCAAGGCTCTTGGGGCCGACGTGGTGTCCAGGTTGGTTCTGGCATACGAGCCGGTCTGGGCTATTGGTACTGGTCTGACTGCAACGCCAGAGCAAGCACAGCAAATGCATCAACAGATTCGTGCTTATATGGAGTCGGATCAGTTGCGTATTTTGTACGGTGGCAGCGTGAAGGCGGATAATGCCGCTGAGTTGTTTGCCATGCCGGATATTGATGGTGCCTTGGTGGGTGGTGCATCTTTGGATGCACAAGAATTTTTACGTATTGTGGCCGCTTAA
- a CDS encoding porin, with amino-acid sequence MKKTLLAAALMAGFAGVAHAETSVTLYGILDAGIGYQKLKVNDDAGDFSQKRTGMINGIQSGNRWGLKGSEDLGDGLRAVFVLESGFDLGTGKSGQGSRLFGRQATLGLAGDSWGQLDFGRQTNIASKYLPGVADPFGGGFDQANIGGAFTAANTARYDNMVMYQTPNFSGFQFGVGYSFNVDGKQGWDVDGADKTNMRGVTTGLRYANGPVGVAVTYDQFKTPENLGDSTSVKSWNIGGSYDFEVVKAYLAFGQTRNGLFASQDYSGSSDVLPNSGNMIGMDGLKINSYLVGVSAPVGAGTLMASWTMADMRAVPTMFSGLDMEKKKQHTYSLGYSHPLSKRTNVYAIGSYAKNVYFVPDAKSTLLGVGLRHQF; translated from the coding sequence ATGAAAAAGACTCTGCTCGCTGCTGCTCTGATGGCCGGCTTCGCTGGCGTCGCACACGCAGAAACGTCTGTCACCCTGTACGGTATTCTGGACGCTGGTATTGGTTACCAAAAACTGAAAGTTAACGACGACGCTGGTGATTTCTCCCAGAAGCGTACTGGCATGATCAACGGTATCCAGTCTGGCAACCGTTGGGGCCTGAAGGGTTCCGAAGATCTGGGTGACGGCCTGCGCGCTGTATTCGTTCTGGAAAGCGGTTTCGATCTGGGCACCGGCAAATCCGGTCAAGGTAGCCGTTTGTTCGGTCGTCAAGCCACTCTGGGTCTGGCTGGCGACAGCTGGGGTCAACTGGACTTCGGTCGTCAAACTAACATCGCCTCCAAGTACTTGCCAGGCGTAGCCGATCCTTTCGGCGGTGGTTTCGACCAAGCTAACATCGGTGGTGCTTTCACAGCAGCTAACACCGCTCGTTACGACAACATGGTCATGTACCAAACCCCTAACTTCTCCGGCTTCCAGTTCGGCGTTGGTTACTCCTTCAACGTTGACGGTAAGCAAGGTTGGGACGTTGACGGTGCAGACAAGACAAACATGCGCGGCGTGACCACCGGTCTGCGTTACGCTAACGGTCCAGTCGGCGTTGCTGTAACGTACGATCAGTTCAAGACTCCAGAAAACCTGGGTGACAGCACTTCTGTTAAGTCCTGGAACATCGGTGGTAGCTACGACTTTGAAGTTGTGAAAGCTTACTTGGCTTTCGGTCAAACTCGTAACGGCCTGTTCGCTTCCCAAGACTACTCCGGTAGCTCCGACGTTCTGCCTAACAGCGGCAACATGATTGGTATGGACGGTCTGAAGATCAACTCCTACCTGGTTGGTGTCTCGGCTCCTGTTGGCGCTGGCACCCTGATGGCTTCTTGGACCATGGCCGACATGCGTGCCGTGCCAACTATGTTCTCCGGTCTGGACATGGAGAAGAAGAAACAGCACACATACAGCTTGGGTTACAGCCACCCACTGAGCAAGCGCACGAACGTGTACGCAATTGGTTCCTATGCCAAGAACGTGTACTTCGTTCCTGACGCTAAGTCCACTCTGTTGGGCGTTGGTCTGCGTCACCAGTTCTAA
- a CDS encoding NuoB/complex I 20 kDa subunit family protein, whose translation MAIDGILKEGFVTTSADKFLNWAKTGSMWPMTFGLACCAVEMMHAGAARYDLDQFGIIFRPSPRQSDLMIVAGTLCNKMAPALRKVYDQMAEPRWVVSMGSCANGGGYYHYSYSVVRGCDRIVPVDVYVPGCPPTAEALVYGLLQMQNKIRLTNTIAR comes from the coding sequence ATGGCTATCGACGGCATTCTCAAAGAAGGTTTTGTGACGACCAGTGCAGACAAGTTTCTGAACTGGGCAAAAACAGGGTCCATGTGGCCCATGACATTTGGTCTGGCCTGTTGTGCAGTGGAAATGATGCACGCTGGTGCAGCTCGTTATGACCTGGACCAATTCGGCATTATTTTCCGTCCCAGCCCACGTCAATCTGACTTGATGATTGTGGCGGGCACCCTGTGCAACAAGATGGCACCTGCCTTGCGCAAGGTATATGACCAGATGGCCGAGCCACGCTGGGTTGTATCCATGGGCTCCTGTGCCAATGGTGGCGGCTACTACCACTACTCCTACTCGGTTGTGCGCGGTTGCGACCGCATCGTGCCGGTAGACGTGTACGTGCCGGGCTGTCCTCCAACCGCTGAAGCTCTGGTTTACGGCTTGCTGCAAATGCAGAACAAGATCCGTTTGACCAATACCATCGCACGCTGA
- a CDS encoding NADH-quinone oxidoreductase subunit D has product MAEIQNYTLNFGPQHPAAHGVLRLVLELDGEVIQRADPHIGLLHRATEKLAEHRTFLQTLPYMDRLDYVSMMVNEHAYCMAVERLVGVEVPLRAQYIRVMFDEITRILNHLMSVGSHALDVGAMAVFLYAFREREDLMDCYEAVSGARLHAAYYRPGGVYRDLPGTMPQYKANKYRSDKELKAMNEARSGSLLDFIEDFTNRFPACVDEYETLLTDNRIWKQRLVGVGVVDPDRAKALGFTGPMLRGSGVEWDLRKMQPYEVYDRVEFDIPVGRNGDSYDRYLVRIAEMRESNRIIRQCVQWLRNNPGPVITDNHKVAPPSRERMKTGMEDLIHHFKLFSEGMHVPTGEVYAGVEHPKGEFGIYLVSDGGNKPYRMKIRAPGFVHLQALDEMSRGHMIADAVTIIGTQDIVFGEIDR; this is encoded by the coding sequence ATGGCAGAAATTCAAAACTACACCCTGAACTTTGGTCCTCAGCACCCAGCCGCACACGGTGTGTTGCGTTTGGTGCTTGAGCTGGACGGTGAAGTCATTCAGCGTGCTGACCCCCATATTGGTCTGTTGCACCGCGCCACTGAAAAGCTGGCCGAGCACCGCACTTTCCTGCAAACCCTGCCATACATGGATCGTCTGGACTATGTGTCCATGATGGTTAACGAACACGCCTACTGTATGGCTGTGGAACGTCTGGTCGGTGTTGAAGTGCCGTTGCGTGCCCAGTACATCCGCGTGATGTTCGACGAGATCACCCGCATTCTGAACCACCTGATGTCGGTTGGTTCGCATGCGCTGGACGTGGGTGCCATGGCCGTGTTCCTGTACGCCTTCCGTGAACGTGAAGACCTGATGGACTGCTACGAAGCCGTCTCCGGTGCCCGTTTGCACGCGGCCTACTACCGTCCAGGTGGCGTTTACCGCGATCTGCCCGGCACCATGCCTCAGTACAAGGCCAACAAATACCGCTCCGACAAAGAACTGAAAGCCATGAACGAAGCGCGTTCGGGTTCTTTGCTGGATTTCATCGAAGACTTCACCAACCGTTTCCCCGCTTGTGTTGACGAGTATGAAACCCTGCTGACCGATAACCGTATCTGGAAGCAGCGTCTGGTGGGCGTGGGCGTGGTCGATCCTGATCGCGCCAAGGCGCTGGGCTTTACCGGCCCTATGCTGCGTGGTTCGGGCGTGGAGTGGGATCTGCGCAAGATGCAGCCCTACGAAGTCTACGACCGTGTTGAATTTGATATTCCTGTGGGTCGCAACGGTGACTCTTACGACCGTTACCTGGTTCGTATCGCAGAAATGCGCGAGAGCAACCGCATCATTCGTCAGTGTGTACAGTGGCTGCGCAACAACCCCGGCCCTGTCATCACGGATAACCACAAAGTGGCGCCGCCATCGCGCGAACGCATGAAAACCGGGATGGAGGACTTGATCCACCATTTCAAACTGTTCTCCGAAGGTATGCACGTGCCTACTGGCGAAGTGTATGCCGGTGTGGAGCATCCCAAGGGCGAGTTTGGCATTTATCTGGTATCTGACGGCGGTAACAAGCCTTACCGCATGAAGATCCGTGCTCCGGGCTTCGTCCACTTGCAGGCCCTCGATGAAATGAGCCGCGGTCACATGATTGCCGACGCGGTCACTATCATCGGCACGCAGGACATTGTGTTTGGCGAGATCGACCGTTAA
- a CDS encoding NAD(P)H-quinone oxidoreductase: protein MRAVEITEFGKSEVLRVGERPMPQTGPGEVLVKVLAAGVNRPDVLQRAGAYPPPAGASDIPGLELAGEIVSGDVQGSEFKIGDQVCALVTGGGYAEYCVVPVQQCLPIPAGFSLLEAAGLPETFFTVWSNVFDRGQLSKGETLLVHGGASGIGTTAIQLAVALGHTVYATAGSDERVEAINRLGGIGINYKTEVYEDVIKSKTGGRGVDVILDMVSGDYINRDLTCLADDGRIVIIALLGGVKATINCGEILRRRLTITGSTLRSRPVEFKAQLAQALKARVWPLLEAGQVRPLIHATFPLEKASEAHAMMEAGEQVGKIILVP, encoded by the coding sequence ATGCGAGCTGTTGAAATTACCGAGTTTGGAAAATCGGAAGTATTGCGAGTGGGTGAGCGCCCCATGCCGCAGACGGGGCCTGGTGAGGTGTTGGTCAAGGTGTTGGCGGCGGGTGTAAACCGTCCAGACGTCTTGCAGCGGGCGGGTGCGTATCCGCCCCCGGCTGGCGCATCCGATATTCCTGGTCTGGAGTTGGCCGGTGAAATCGTATCTGGCGATGTGCAGGGTAGTGAATTCAAGATTGGTGATCAGGTTTGTGCTTTGGTGACCGGCGGGGGCTATGCTGAATATTGTGTGGTTCCAGTACAGCAATGTTTGCCTATCCCCGCGGGTTTTAGTTTGCTTGAGGCGGCTGGTTTGCCAGAGACCTTCTTTACGGTCTGGAGCAATGTGTTCGACCGTGGCCAACTGAGCAAGGGTGAAACCCTGCTGGTTCATGGCGGTGCCAGTGGAATTGGAACAACAGCAATTCAGCTGGCTGTGGCTCTGGGGCATACGGTTTACGCCACGGCTGGTAGCGACGAGCGTGTTGAGGCCATTAACCGTTTGGGCGGGATTGGCATCAACTATAAAACCGAGGTTTATGAAGACGTCATCAAAAGCAAAACAGGCGGTCGTGGCGTTGATGTGATTCTGGATATGGTCTCTGGTGATTACATCAACCGGGATTTGACGTGTCTGGCCGATGACGGCCGTATCGTCATTATTGCTTTGCTGGGTGGGGTGAAGGCCACGATCAATTGTGGCGAGATCCTGCGTCGTCGTCTGACTATTACCGGCTCAACCCTGCGCTCTCGTCCTGTCGAGTTCAAGGCGCAGCTGGCGCAGGCACTGAAAGCGCGTGTCTGGCCTTTGCTGGAAGCAGGGCAGGTGCGTCCCTTGATTCACGCCACTTTCCCTCTGGAAAAGGCGAGCGAAGCGCATGCCATGATGGAGGCGGGTGAACAGGTGGGCAAGATCATTCTTGTTCCTTAA
- a CDS encoding amidohydrolase family protein, with amino-acid sequence MSKTGQPHGVLVYAGLDKVTVILPKPTEKQLLAAAKAAVETNNHYGITAWMDPAANVGPGEALFSRPLGGDGEGILPAYRVLSEAGLFTAHVAALLVASPDSDAADLDRLDSVRKRFAHIPNLSLPGIKVFADGVLEYPAQSAALLGRYENSGKQGELLLEQHGAVVVGASDWPISTVNPWEAIHHAMTRSGPGGGLNAGERMDKDSMFTAYTINAARAIRMEGKIGSLEAGKQADFIVLDRDVLEVDVETLKDIRVLATYFAGQQVYGATL; translated from the coding sequence GTGAGCAAGACTGGTCAGCCTCATGGGGTGTTGGTGTATGCCGGCCTGGATAAGGTAACGGTGATCTTGCCCAAGCCAACTGAAAAGCAGTTGCTGGCAGCTGCCAAGGCCGCGGTTGAAACGAATAATCATTATGGTATTACCGCCTGGATGGACCCGGCAGCGAATGTCGGTCCAGGTGAGGCTTTGTTTTCGCGGCCCCTGGGTGGGGATGGAGAGGGCATATTGCCTGCTTATCGGGTTTTATCTGAAGCGGGCTTATTCACTGCTCATGTTGCTGCCTTGCTGGTCGCCAGCCCGGATAGTGATGCTGCGGATCTCGATCGGCTCGATAGTGTTCGAAAGCGCTTTGCACACATCCCTAACCTGAGCTTGCCGGGCATCAAGGTGTTTGCTGATGGGGTGTTGGAGTATCCGGCTCAAAGTGCAGCCTTGCTTGGCCGCTACGAGAACTCAGGCAAGCAGGGAGAGCTACTGCTGGAGCAGCATGGGGCGGTGGTTGTGGGTGCCAGTGATTGGCCGATTTCTACGGTGAATCCGTGGGAGGCTATTCATCATGCGATGACACGTTCTGGGCCGGGTGGTGGCTTGAATGCAGGCGAGCGTATGGATAAAGACAGTATGTTCACAGCCTATACCATCAATGCAGCCAGGGCTATTCGAATGGAAGGGAAGATCGGCTCACTGGAGGCGGGCAAGCAAGCGGACTTTATCGTGCTGGATCGTGATGTGCTGGAGGTGGATGTGGAGACCTTGAAAGACATACGGGTTTTGGCGACTTACTTTGCTGGTCAGCAGGTCTATGGCGCGACTCTGTGA
- the rpsO gene encoding 30S ribosomal protein S15 has protein sequence MAVADIKKVDIVSEFQRKQGDTGSPEVQVALLTARINELTGHFKAHNKDHHSRRGLLRMVSRRRKLLDYLKGRNPDAYRALIEKLGLRK, from the coding sequence ATGGCAGTTGCAGATATCAAAAAAGTCGATATCGTTTCCGAGTTTCAGCGTAAACAAGGCGATACAGGCTCCCCAGAAGTGCAAGTGGCTTTGCTGACCGCTCGCATCAACGAATTGACCGGCCACTTCAAGGCTCACAACAAAGATCACCACTCCCGTCGTGGTCTGTTGCGCATGGTTAGCCGTCGTCGCAAATTGCTGGATTACCTGAAAGGTCGTAATCCAGACGCTTACCGTGCTTTGATCGAAAAACTCGGTCTGCGTAAGTGA